In Paenibacillus sp. BIC5C1, a genomic segment contains:
- a CDS encoding helix-turn-helix domain-containing protein, translated as MSYGNRIAELREQRGLTQEELASSIHITRAALSHYEKNRRKPDFEVLTRLADIFGVSIDYLIGRTKQSDVVMDEDVRQFVDALELSDKEVLERFGLMIDGKPLTEEEARRFIAFVRMERSMD; from the coding sequence ATGAGCTACGGAAATCGCATTGCTGAATTAAGGGAACAGCGGGGACTTACTCAAGAAGAACTTGCGAGCTCCATTCATATTACGAGAGCTGCTCTCTCCCACTACGAGAAAAACCGACGAAAACCGGATTTCGAAGTGTTAACGAGACTTGCTGACATCTTTGGCGTATCCATTGATTATCTCATTGGACGGACGAAACAAAGTGATGTCGTAATGGATGAGGACGTAAGGCAGTTCGTGGACGCCCTTGAATTATCGGATAAGGAAGTGCTGGAACGCTTCGGACTGATGATTGATGGCAAACCCTTAACAGAAGAAGAGGCACGTCGTTTTATTGCTTTTGTCCGTATGGAACGCAGTATGGATTAA